One window of Caldisericum exile AZM16c01 genomic DNA carries:
- a CDS encoding IS110 family transposase: protein MESILAIGIDVSKEKLDVSFFDGKKRKSRVFSNKDEGIEDLIKEIEKRIKKEFELEKKLEETKKGTKKSKKKNDTNTNTNSITNSTTNSIANTTTTDNTPTITEVHILFESTGSYHARLALQLLKWKRGIGEHKANEDRLYNIPIFIYVINPLVIRKYTEESLDRASTDKIASETICQYVYEAVSSNRSNISSRQYETLRSFLLDSSYEDKLEIKILIKTLEGLKRTRTRILNEIEALEQYPDSYAHDAIESLKRVLIELEKEIKEIEKKIDNVIKNKEKYRELFIRLTGIPGIGKRTASAIIAYFGTFDSFNDAKEVSSYVGLTPSIKESGKSVKRASYNISKMGNPYLRQLLYMASLSASRYNTQCKLLYNRLLTKGKEKKLIHIAVANKLIRQAFSIVKLNKSYDPIYGLDEDMGKEILKEHERIKEKKALMKILKQQKEKKEKINTTINNIPIPLDNTLNHYPNIAEY, encoded by the coding sequence ATGGAGTCAATACTTGCTATTGGTATTGATGTTTCAAAAGAGAAACTCGATGTGTCTTTCTTTGATGGCAAAAAGAGAAAGAGTCGTGTCTTCTCAAACAAAGATGAAGGTATTGAAGATCTAATAAAAGAAATTGAAAAGAGAATTAAAAAGGAGTTTGAATTAGAGAAGAAATTAGAAGAAACGAAAAAAGGTACAAAGAAAAGCAAAAAGAAAAATGATACTAATACCAATACTAATAGTATTACTAATAGTACTACCAATAGTATTGCTAATACTACCACTACTGATAATACTCCTACTATTACCGAAGTTCATATCCTCTTTGAATCAACTGGTTCATACCATGCAAGACTTGCACTTCAGTTGCTTAAGTGGAAAAGAGGAATTGGAGAACATAAAGCAAATGAAGATAGATTATACAATATACCCATCTTCATCTATGTCATTAATCCATTGGTAATAAGAAAGTATACTGAAGAATCCCTTGATAGAGCATCAACAGATAAAATTGCATCAGAGACAATCTGTCAGTATGTGTATGAGGCAGTTTCAAGTAATAGATCAAACATATCCTCAAGACAGTATGAGACTCTTAGGTCATTTTTGTTAGATTCCTCATATGAAGATAAACTTGAGATAAAGATACTCATTAAAACCCTTGAAGGACTCAAAAGAACAAGGACAAGAATACTCAATGAGATAGAGGCATTAGAGCAATATCCAGATTCATATGCTCATGATGCAATAGAGAGTCTAAAGAGAGTATTAATTGAATTAGAGAAAGAGATAAAAGAGATAGAAAAGAAGATAGACAATGTAATTAAAAACAAGGAGAAATACAGAGAACTATTCATAAGACTCACAGGTATACCAGGTATAGGTAAAAGAACTGCCTCTGCTATCATTGCATACTTTGGCACATTTGATTCATTTAACGATGCAAAGGAGGTTTCCTCATATGTAGGACTTACACCATCAATAAAGGAATCTGGCAAGAGTGTAAAAAGAGCATCATACAACATATCAAAGATGGGAAATCCATATCTAAGACAATTACTCTACATGGCATCTCTATCTGCATCAAGATACAATACTCAGTGCAAATTGCTATACAATAGACTCCTCACTAAGGGAAAGGAGAAGAAACTCATACATATTGCAGTTGCAAATAAACTCATAAGACAGGCATTCTCAATTGTGAAGCTCAATAAGTCATATGATCCAATATATGGATTAGATGAGGATATGGGAAAAGAGATCCTTAAGGAACATGAAAGAATAAAAGAAAAGAAAGCATTAATGAAAATTCTAAAACAACAGAAAGAGAAGAAGGAAAAGATCAATACCACCATCAATAACATACCTATACCATTAGATAACACATTAAACCACTATCCAAATATTGCAGAATACTGA